A stretch of DNA from Aspergillus flavus chromosome 3, complete sequence:
CTCACAAAGAAGTTGGCGGAAGCTTCTTCTGGGTTTCTCAAGATATCATCGCAGGTCACCTTCTCGGGATCTGTGGGAGAGAGATGCTTTGCCGCGAGGTCGGCTTCATCACCGGTCCGAACAAAGGCCAGAGCTTGCAGCCCTGCGGTAAGCGTGCCTTCCTGAGGCTTCAGCCCGACGGGCTGGACATACATCGAATGGTTCTGTAAGTTCTCACCAACGCCGGGATTGTCTATGATGGGTGTGATGCCATGGCGGGCAAGTATGGTTTTGTTGCCGATCCCAGAGAGTTCGAGAAGCTTGGGTGTCTGGAAGGCTCCGGCGGCCAGGATGACCTCTTTCGTGGCCTTGATTTCGGTCAATTTTCCGTCGGCAAGGCGAACTTGGACCCCTGTGGCTAGAACTTCATGAGATACAGCGTCGTTGGACAGTAGTATCCGATCCACAGTTGCTCCCGTCACTATTTGCAGGTTGGGACGATTCTTCTTGAGGCTGCGATACTGGTTGTCGGCGCTGCTCCGGAGACCAGACTCCGGGTCAATCGTAGCGGTGTATGGCCGAGTGCCTACTGTGGATCTTTCAAGGATCAAATCGGGCTGAAATTCATAGCCATTCTCCTCGAAGACTTTATTCCTGGCCTGAATGACGGATGGTTTCCCTTTTCAGCCAGAGCGGGATAGGTGACTTGGATGGGCCCACCGGACCCTGTATGCACTTGCGCATTCAGACCGACTTCAGAGAGTAGTATCCCACGAGGAGTGGTCAGCGTAAAGCTTCGCCGCAAATACGGCAATAGATCCTTCCAAGACCACCTCGGGTTGCCTAGCCTGCTCCACGTGTCGATTCCAGCAGGCGAGGGAGGTAGAAAGGCCGCCCCGTTGATGGCAGAGGAGCCACCAAGAACCTTGCCTGCAGGAAGATTTTGCTCGCGGTCGTTCAGCCCCGGCTAACGGTCTTAGCATTCAATATCATGCACGGGGAAGAAACCCGGGTTAAGCATTACATTAACCCACCTGGCTCACGGTTTTGAATTGCCAATCGAGATCGGTGCCGCAGAGGGAGGACCATAACACTGGATTCTGCAGCTGGGGATCCGAGGTCTTGTCCAGCCCAGCGTCTAAGACGAGGACCTGGACAGTCGGAATCTCGGATAACCGGCTAGCTACGACCAGGCCGGCGGTCCCACCGCCAACGACAATATAGTTGGCACTGGAGGGAAGGTGGGCAGACTCCATTTAGCACGAAAGATGTGATGGAATGAGACACCAAGAAgagaggggaggggaggggaggggaggaagtgaaagagaaagaggggggaaTCTGCCgccatttctcttccagtAAATGACTACCAAAGGGCTTGCCGGGGGATTCCCCTGCAAGTGCTTCTTATCCTTGTTATATTTAATGCTTAGCGCTGACTACATTGTAGAACAGGTATTATCAACAGCCCTCTATGCAGTTCCCTTGGGCAGTTATACTCCGTTGATCCAGGGCTTGGATGAGTAACCCTATACGTGATAGTTGAGATTATTGAAAGAGAGCTGTATAACGGGAAATGAATATTTCTTGACAATATCGGGGCTTGAAGATAGCATTTTACTAATAGTCCTGGTAGGCTCGACTAACACTGCCCTAGACAGGGATGCCTCGAACGTGGCGCCGATGTTCCGGAACAAAGAGCTACAGTAGACATTGAGCCACAGCCGTGAACAGAAAAGATAGCCTAAGGTGGATCCCAATTGCCTCAGCTGAGGTTGAGCAGGTAAGAGATCAATGGTTCTCGCGCCTTAATACAGAGGCACCGTTTCCGATTTGGGAACCAAACAcgtgatcttcttgatggaCCCTAACCCTGAGCCCTATGCCACGTAGTCTTATTGTAAACCATTCTTCAGATGCCTTGATCTACAGATAAAGTGACATCTTCTGGATTAGACTCTCAAGGATGACATGGGGCTTGAATACTGTATGGTATTTACTATTAACATATGTGATCCTCCGCCCGAATACGAGAAAGAAGCCGAACGACTATTTGAACTACAAAACCAGGCAAGACACGGATACTACTTCTTCAACCGGAGAGGTGAAAAATACTATTACTCTTGATGTAGAGAGAAACCGAATAGTCTTTCAAGGTATCAAGTGAATTTCCAGCGAACTACGACCAGCACCCGTTATACGCGTGGGCGAGATGGAGACGACCGTGCTCAATAAGCCTATTGAAGGCAATATCCGGAAGCTTCACTACCACCAGTTGCCGCGGATATTATGTATACCACATGGCCAACAACTCTGACCTTCCTTTGCTCATACTTGTATATCTCCATTTAATGGCTTTCTATCTAagtttgaagaaaaaaactgGAGCATTTTGTATGGGTGGTTGTCTCGCTCAGAAGCACTCATCTCTCTGTGGTTCATAAGCGTAACGCAATGAACATCGCAGCAATATATTCCtttatatattctctatGGGCGGTCCCTACCTTCCTTTTCCCACATACAATCAGAGTGTCTATCAACAGATCTCAATATGAGGTCCATTCGTTCCCTAATACTTCCTTGCCGCTTAGCTGGGCTGGCCGACTCCCTGTGCCTGAAACGCCTGCAGGCAATTCATTGTTCTTTTGGCTTTTCGAGGCCGAAGATCGTACGTACGATGAGAACCTCATAAGTCAGTTTTATCACTGAGAAACCTCATTTATGGGAGGGTAGTTAATTTGTATAGTCTGGTTCAATGGAGGCCCCGGCTGTTCGTCCCTTATAGGGCTAACGACAGGAAATGGACCGGTCTCCTTTGACGGCAACTCCACTCGCCTCATCCAGAACCCATATTCGTGGACCAAGCTAGGCCACGTCCTCTACGTCGACCAGCCGGTAGGAACGGGATATTCGACTGCGAGTAACCCTTATCCTGTCCCAGACAACGACCGCGTAACATCCGACTTCTACAAATGGCTCCGGAATTTCTTCACTCTGTTCCCTCACCTTCGCTCGAAACAGGTCCATATGATCGGAGAATCATGGGCCGGAATCTACATCCCCTACTTTGCCTCCGCCATTGTGCAAGGGCAGGACTCGTTCCCCATCAACCTCCGGTCCATCTCCATCGGCGACGGTACCATCGGCAACGCTGCCGCTAtgtccaccatcaccatcggGTCGTTCATGCGTTCCCAGAAAGACATCCTCCAGGTACCCAATGACATCCTATCTGTCTTtgcagaagcagagaaaaCATGTGGATTCGACCACATCCTCCAAGCAGCAGACCAATACCCTCCCAAGGGCAAGATTCGCATCCCCGGATATCCAGAAAACAGGAACTACAAACGCCACCAGCACCTCGATGTTCGCAATTTAGTAGACGAAACATGCAATATCGAGCCCACTACGCCCGACATGGTCAGGACATCCATCTTGAATTCCACCTGCTACGGACCCTGTGCGACCTTCGCCACGGCATTCGATTACTTGGGCGCCATGTCTGCCTCGGGCGCAGGCAAACAGTGTCACGATATCTACGACACTCACAATGACTGTGATACCATCGACCCCCTTGATTTACTCGCCTCATACTTCAGCCGAGCAGATGTTCAAGTCTCATTGAACCTGCTTTCCGCCGCAGCAGGGAAGGACAACCAGGAAAACAGTCCTGCTACTCCCTCCCCAATGAACTTCGCCCCCTGCAACAGCACCATCCTGACTACTCTTCTATCAAGCTCATCCCCCGTGGCCCCGGCATACTCTATCCTTCCTGATCTTGTCACAACCCATAAAATCCCCCTCCACATCTACTCCGGCGAGAACGACTTTCTCCTCAACCATTTCGGCACCGAGCTGAGTCTCCAGAATATGACATGGAATGGAGCACAAGGGTTCTCCCAGAAACCTAACCGACCGTTTTTCAGCGATAATGCTGCACCCACCCATTCCTGTGACAAGGAGAATACAACAGAAACGTGTGGTGTTGAGGTGGGCGTCTGGGGGTCAGAACGCGGGGTGACTTATCATCTCTTTTGGGGCGCAGGGCACAGTGTGTTTGGTAAGAAGCCACGCGAGATGTTTGCTTATGTGcgtgatgttgttgttgcagGTTGAAtgtttgcttcttttttttttttctgtttctctctctctctcttcttggtAAAGATAGCTTATTCAAGTCTTCTTTTGTATTCCGTATGTCAGAGGGGTTGTGTATCTGAGATATGAACTGGAGACTGGAGTTGGATGAGTGGGATTTATGTATTGGTCAAGTCTTCCAATTATGCGCTACTACGAATTGGTACTGCTGGACTGTATAGTCTGTTCAATCATGGCACACCGGCTCTGGTAGTAAAACAATGTCTCATTTCGCTATTTTCGTCACGCATGATTACACAAAAGATGGCACGCTATGCAAGGCTATTCCACACTATATGAGTACAAACACCGTACGCCATCACTTTTAGGCCCAGATGGAACCCCTTTTATCCCAGTGTCGATACACGGAGGGAATGCAAAAACAAGTCACGCAACTAAGTATACATCTTGCAATCGTCCAAATCGTATGATACTCAGGTACCAGAGTAGCCATGCTGCAGACGCAGTCAAGCAATGCATAGCACTTCCTGAGTCTTTCTAATGTCATCGGAAAACAGAGGAGAGTCCTGCGAAGGACTTATTTCAAGGTCTTTTGGATGCCTCTCTTGAGCCAGTCAAATAAGAGCACCCAATAGGTCGTAAAAGCCCTCAGATCTTGTAGTAGATCACAACAAAGCTCACCACAAGAGTCGGAAGGGGTTTGAGAATAAATAACTCTATAGTGTAGCACAAGGCTATAAATGTGTCGTAAACGGCCCCCCGGGGCAAACATGGAATGGGGTCAGCTGTGCCACGTCACCGACGACTGAAAAATGGTGCCTGGTTAGGCATGGAAAGTAGAGAGTCGGCCCTCTGAAACACGTCTCCCTCGAAAAATTTGTCACTGTACGCACTTGCAGGGGTGGATGGCACCGTGGCCTGAGCGGCTGGACCAAGAGCAGCACTCAATGGTGTTGCAGGAAGAGTAACAGACTGTGGTGACAGGCTTGTACTGATCTGATGTTGTGAATGTTGTGACTGTAAAGGGGGCCCGTAAATGTTTGCTGGTGCGTTTCCAGATGTCATGTCTGCGAGGTATGACCAAGGAGAACCCTCGATCAGCCGACCGGCTTCTCGACTGGCCCTCTGTACCGGACGAAGGAACATGACGATctcagaaggaagaagatgcatGCTCTTGACTTCACGCATGTCTGTCACAAGATCAACGAATGATTGCATGAATGCCTTGCATAACTGCCAGAACTCGCGCTGGTTGCGCATGCCGCCACCGGGTTCCTTTATCTTCATATTGGTAAGACGGAGTCCAAGTGCCTCAGATACTTCCAGGCACACGCGACATCGCCGAATGAGGTTGTGCCAGAGCATCTGGATACCTTCGGATTCTCGGGTTTGTTCTGCTAATTCAAGACATCGGACAAATTGACGGCGCGTCTGAGGCAATGCCTGTAGAGCGGCACTATATGCGGTAGTGAGCTGATGAAAGATCCGTTCGAATGTtcgctcttcttcgatttcATCCAAGCCAGTCAAGGGGTTAATCCTAGGTACAACTGTACTAGGCATTGGAGGGAAGGACTCGCCGGAACGGGGAGTCGCAAGGGATGAGGGTATCGATGTGTTTATGTGGTTTGACCGACTACTTGATCGACTTCGTGCTGCGTAACTGAATGGAGTAGAGACAAACCCAGGTGAGCTAATCGCAGAGTGGAAATTGGATGCTGTCTGTAATGGCCCACTAGTAAGAATCTGAGGGTGCTGGATAGTGGTGTCACTCCGGTAGCGACGCACCGAGAGAGACGGCGCCCTGCCTCTAGTTGGGGTCACTGTTGATGCAGTGAGTCTATCTGATGCCACCATCTCTCTGTTTATTTCCGGTATAGGCGGTTTGGTGGAAGAAAGACGTTTGCAAGTGTGCAGCGGAACACCGAGGCTCACACAAGCATTGCGAAGCTCAATGATGCTGCTGTAGATCATTAGCATCAGCGAACGTACATAGCGTGAATCTGCATTGGCGACAATCTTGCCAAGGCTATTGCGTAGCTGCGTGCCAACGTGAGTGTATGCCATGATACACGTCTCGCATTCCCTTTTGACTGCTTCATTGGATAGGCGTACCAAGTCAGCATCATCCAGTTGAGCATTTTCCGCATACTCAAGAGCATCGTTGAGTCGGTCAACGTGAGTAGAAGCGTTATAAAAGACTATCTCGAGACTGTTTCGCCGGGTATCATCGCGTTTGATCACGTTGATCAGAGCATATACATGAGACTGAACCTGAAAAAGGGCAAACAAGACCCCCTTTCCACACTCGATAATCGATtcccttgcttttctttcacaCTTGTGTTCCGGCAGGCTTGACATCCGGTTTACAAAACTATCCTTCAAGCGCCTACGCTCCCTTGGGCTGCTTGGGCTGGACGAGTTACTGCCTGCCGCGCCCGGTGCTCTTGGGCGAAGGATCGATCCATGGCTGAGACCACGAAGGTGACTGTTTCGATACGCCTGGGTCTCATCCAATCTCCCAAGATCGGCATTTTTCCTGATGACTCCCATCCGTTTACTTCGCGCGGCAATGGATGCCTGGATGATACCCTCACTGTTACTCCGATTGCGTTCATTGACACCAGGGATGAATGTGCCAGGTCGTGGGAGGATACTGTTGAAAGCTATGCCCTGGCCTGAGGCAATGCGGTAATGGGATTTAAGTGGAATTGGTGGAGGCCGCGATAGTGACGGTGATTTAGGATCACAAGAGATGTCGCCTGTACTTGGGATGACCGGGAAGCGACTGCTTATTCCACGTTTGACGGGTTTAGGAGTGTCCCAAATTGCTTCACTATACGCGAGCGTCAGTCTATGTCAATGCATCTCAGGGTAAATGCTCTAACCTTGCATCGTTGCCCTTTTCATTCTCTGGTGTCGTGCTAAgctgcttgttcttcagaAATCGTTTTAGCTCTGCAGTTACCGCGACCTCTTTTTCGTTATCTGTCATAGTGGAGGGTGCAATATCTGTTTCTGAAGTCTCTAAGAGCTCTCGTAGCGGGTTCCGCAGGGGGTTTCCAGCAACCTTCAGGATCTGAAGCTTATTCATGTCAGAGACCCCAAGGGGCAGATCATCAAGGCGGTTCTGCATCACAGACAGAACCCGTAAAGAACTcagtttctttatttcttcgGGGAGTTGGCTAATCTTGTTACGGCTGAGATCCAAGATTTCGAGGAGCGGCAATTTGTAAACCTGGTTTCCATGTTAGTATGTGTAAAGGCACCCTGTTGCACAGCCGGTCATGTATCACGTACACCCTTGGGAAATTCACGGAAGTTGTTCGCTCTAATATTAAGGTACCGAAGATGAGAACACTCTGCAAAACGATACGGAATGTGAAACAGTTGATTCCCTGATAAAGAGAGTCTAGAAATGATCAGCAGCCCCTCTTACAAAGGAGATGAAACACTTTGCGGTACTAAAAATAACCCGGTAACAGATACATACCGCTCGACTTCATCTTTGATTATGTCCACCACTGGTTCCGGAATACGAACAATGTTCGAATGGCCCAGGTCGATAGTCAATTTTGGTTTCACGACATCACTGACTGCTTCACTCCCTGCCAAAGAGCGTTTCGTTTCTTGGATCCCATTGTCCACGGCGCAACGAGCAAGTTCAATAGTCTCGTCGGGCGAGAGAAGTCGAGGCCCTGTGTGAGGTTTGCCAACACTGCTAACCCTGTCACCCGCAGATCCATTTACGAGCGTTGTTTCATCTTCACTTTTTGCTAGCACCTCAGTATTGGATGAAGACaacgacgacgaagaagaggaagaagaaagaatattaaGTTCCGGGATTCGCCTGCTcgcatcttcctcgtcaacgTCACCACGGTATGAGTGAGGCATTCGGATCGAATCCTCTGGGCGTGTCATAGTGGAAAGCATGGCggaggacgaagagaaggataaaTAAGTAAATTGAAATGTCGACGGCCGATCCGTTTCCAACGATCAATTAATGTGTTAAAATATCCACGAGACGGGCGAGAGAATCGAGGTGAAGCATGATCAACTGACGCTGCGACAGCAGGATTATGGACGCATGGATAGGCAGCCGAGGTCCTTTCTTAttaaattttctttccttcgtcCTTCTCTAGTAGAATACTTAAGGCGAATGCTGCGCGAAGAAAACGGTACTTCTGATTTTGACGGAGGCGCGAGACAAAGCCCAATGATCGCCGTTGGGTTCCCAAATGGCCAAAGTTCGCTCGATTCGCAAGGATCGGAAGGCAGTACTGATCATAGAACCAGGGCAATTGAACTATCGATCTGACAGGTTGAATTTGAGACTCGAAATCAGGTATCGGTGGTTGCCGGGCCCATGAGATCAGAAGAAATCGGAGATAGGAGCGAGAGCCCTCTGTAACTAGTGAAACGCGGAGAAAAAGTGCAGCTGTCAGATCAGAAGCCACCCAAACTGATCGGTCAAAGTATGCACACCAAAGATCGGTCCGATAGTAAAAACGGGGTGATGTTATGGGTTCAAGGAACGAGAATCTAGCTGAAAATCAAGTAGACGCCGCGAATTCCCAGGAGGCTCCAGAGAGAAAGTCCGGGTCAGGATGAAGTTGAAACACCAGGCGATAAAATGGGGGGAGCGATAAGTTCCCCCCGTTGATTGGTCACCCTTCACAACCCTGGGCAACTGCTTGCTTGTACCTAAGGTTCTCATTGTATTCTTATTTGGcttgtacttttttttttatatcttttacttttgcTTAACTcaagctttttcttctttctttctttttatttttgtctATGTCTCGCGCCAGATCAATATCGCTATCGATCTCCACCTGAGCAGCTAACCAACTGCCCCGGAGACCTACTACTATATATCAaccaaaaataaacaaaacCAGCGTACTGGACAAATTATAGAACCTTGTGAGCCCTGAAGCGGCTCTTCTGTACAAATTGAATATAAAATGCTCGCCGGAATCACGAGCAGTTGAGTAGCAGTTAAAGAAATACATAAACAGTatcggaaaagaaaatacatccAGTATTATACATAACTATCGAGACGTCCAGTCCTAAAATACCCAGACCAGTTCAATCGACTTCTACCAAGATATTCATGCTTTTATGGCCTATGCCTGCTGAGGCTGCTTCTCTTCAACCCCTTCCTCTAGCCCCAAGCTATCTTCGGTACTTGGGATCTCCGGAGCACCGGTGAATGCTGCTGCCCTCTGTTCCTGGACCTGGGCTTCCGATTTAGCCCATACCTTCCAGCGTTCGTATTCTTGGTTTTCAAGTTCCATGCCGAGTTCAAGACGAGTAGGTCCGAATGTAGCACCTgtggcttcggcttcttcggcagcGACTCGCcgttcaatatcttcctggAGACGCAGACGATAGAATTCACGGCGCGCAATATCATAAGCAGTACTCTTGGTCATATCGGGAACATTGTTAAGGAGCCAGAGCTGACGCTGGACGACACTAGTTTGAGAATATTGTTAGCGTCCAAGAATACGATATACTGGGATGGCATTCGTTCTGAAGCAACAagccagaaaaaaaaacatacctCTCACCATCCAATCGCTTGCCTGGTTGCTGGAGCCGGCTCCAGTCATAGTTTTCATAATCCTTTCCGGTACTTTCAAGCACAACTCGGGGTCTCGCAAGCTCCCAGGGGTGATCACGGAAAAACTCCTTTCGTAGCAGGTCCTCTTCGTACTTGATCTCGGTGGGCAGGAACATACGACTGGCTTTTTTCGGCTTCACACGCTTCTCTTGAACTTCAAAAACGACCTGCGGCTTCGAGGCTCCGGGAAGCGTTTTCAGACGTTGTCGAACAAGCtggtgctgctgttgctggttCCGCACGAGGACCTGAGCGGGGGGTATATCGCGCACAACATCAATCCATTTCGGGATTTGGTGAGTCTTACCGGCTTCCTTCTGTCGGAGCGCCGTCTGTCGGACTCGGAGAGCTGTGAGATTGTATTTGCCCATGGCGGGATCGGAGGATGGCGGCGGCCAGAAGGGCAGCCGTAGGGTATAGGCCGATTAAGACGGTATGGTTGGCAAGAACCAATGGCTAAATAGAACCCACACGTAATTGTCCAAGACAATCTCCTCCGGGGACAAGCGATGGAGACCTGCGGTACGGTTGATCGTGGAGTTTTGGTGATGGTGGCCGAGCACGCGGGTGAAAAAGAGGATTGGCAATGGGCGGCTCCGATTGGACCGACCGTGGCTCCGCTCCGGTGCAAAGCCAAAGAGATTATTGAGAGAGAACATAATAATTTGACGCGGAGCTTTACTTTAGAACCCACCCTTCCCCCAATTCTCCTCCCCAAATTCTGACTTTGC
This window harbors:
- a CDS encoding cell morphogenesis protein Sog2, which produces MLSTMTRPEDSIRMPHSYRGDVDEEDASRRIPELNILSSSSSSSSLSSSNTEVLAKSEDETTLVNGSAGDRVSSVGKPHTGPRLLSPDETIELARCAVDNGIQETKRSLAGSEAVSDVVKPKLTIDLGHSNIVRIPEPVVDIIKDEVERLSLSGNQLFHIPYRFAECSHLRYLNIRANNFREFPKGVYKLPLLEILDLSRNKISQLPEEIKKLSSLRVLSVMQNRLDDLPLGVSDMNKLQILKVAGNPLRNPLRELLETSETDIAPSTMTDNEKEVAVTAELKRFLKNKQLSTTPENEKGNDASEAIWDTPKPVKRGISSRFPVIPSTGDISCDPKSPSLSRPPPIPLKSHYRIASGQGIAFNSILPRPGTFIPGVNERNRSNSEGIIQASIAARSKRMGVIRKNADLGRLDETQAYRNSHLRGLSHGSILRPRAPGAAGSNSSSPSSPRERRRLKDSFVNRMSSLPEHKCERKARESIIECGKGVLFALFQVQSHVYALINVIKRDDTRRNSLEIVFYNASTHVDRLNDALEYAENAQLDDADLVRLSNEAVKRECETCIMAYTHVGTQLRNSLGKIVANADSRYVRSLMLMIYSSIIELRNACVSLGVPLHTCKRLSSTKPPIPEINREMVASDRLTASTVTPTRGRAPSLSVRRYRSDTTIQHPQILTSGPLQTASNFHSAISSPGFVSTPFSYAARSRSSSRSNHINTSIPSSLATPRSGESFPPMPSTVVPRINPLTGLDEIEEERTFERIFHQLTTAYSAALQALPQTRRQFVRCLELAEQTRESEGIQMLWHNLIRRCRVCLEVSEALGLRLTNMKIKEPGGGMRNQREFWQLCKAFMQSFVDLVTDMREVKSMHLLPSEIVMFLRPVQRASREAGRLIEGSPWSYLADMTSGNAPANIYGPPLQSQHSQHQISTSLSPQSVTLPATPLSAALGPAAQATVPSTPASAYSDKFFEGDVFQRADSLLSMPNQAPFFSRR
- a CDS encoding mitochondrial 37S ribosomal protein mS23, coding for MGKYNLTALRVRQTALRQKEAGKTHQIPKWIDVVRDIPPAQVLVRNQQQQHQLVRQRLKTLPGASKPQVVFEVQEKRVKPKKASRMFLPTEIKYEEDLLRKEFFRDHPWELARPRVVLESTGKDYENYDWSRLQQPGKRLDGESVVQRQLWLLNNVPDMTKSTAYDIARREFYRLRLQEDIERRVAAEEAEATGATFGPTRLELGMELENQEYERWKVWAKSEAQVQEQRAAAFTGAPEIPSTEDSLGLEEGVEEKQPQQA
- a CDS encoding serine carboxypeptidase, whose amino-acid sequence is MNIAAIYSFIYSLWAVPTFLFPHTIRVSINRSQYEVHSFPNTSLPLSWAGRLPVPETPAGNSLFFWLFEAEDRTYDENLIIWFNGGPGCSSLIGLTTGNGPVSFDGNSTRLIQNPYSWTKLGHVLYVDQPVGTGYSTASNPYPVPDNDRVTSDFYKWLRNFFTLFPHLRSKQVHMIGESWAGIYIPYFASAIVQGQDSFPINLRSISIGDGTIGNAAAMSTITIGSFMRSQKDILQVPNDILSVFAEAEKTCGFDHILQAADQYPPKGKIRIPGYPENRNYKRHQHLDVRNLVDETCNIEPTTPDMVRTSILNSTCYGPCATFATAFDYLGAMSASGAGKQCHDIYDTHNDCDTIDPLDLLASYFSRADVQVSLNLLSAAAGKDNQENSPATPSPMNFAPCNSTILTTLLSSSSPVAPAYSILPDLVTTHKIPLHIYSGENDFLLNHFGTELSLQNMTWNGAQGFSQKPNRPFFSDNAAPTHSCDKENTTETCGVEVGVWGSERGVTYHLFWGAGHSVFGKKPREMFAYVRDVVVAG
- a CDS encoding putative glucose dehydrogenase, which produces MESAHLPSSANYIVVGGGTAGLVVASRLSEIPTVQVLVLDAGLDKTSDPQLQNPVLWSSLCGTDLDWQFKTVSQPGLNDREQNLPAGKVLGGSSAINGAAFLPPSPAGIDTWSRLGNPRWSWKDLLPYLRRSFTLTTPRGILLSEVGLNAQVHTGSGKPSVIQARNKVFEENGYEFQPDLILERSTVGTRPYTATIDPESGLRSSADNQYRSLKKNRPNLQIVTGATVDRILLSNDAVSHEVLATGVQVRLADGKLTEIKATKEVILAAGAFQTPKLLELSGIGNKTILARHGITPIIDNPGVGENLQNHSMYVQPVGLKPQEGTLTAGLQALAFVRTGDEADLAAKHLSPTDPEKVTCDDILRNPEEASANFFVSTRPTNNVAILGVIQCHPLSRGSIHISSGTDDPDSKPEVDPRFYSNPVDIELMTRHL